A single region of the Lotus japonicus ecotype B-129 chromosome 4, LjGifu_v1.2 genome encodes:
- the LOC130711456 gene encoding NDR1/HIN1-like protein 6 produces MPHRESNPHFSRPPRPQQEDYQQPPIPPAAPPKKHRGKQSRRGGAAPTHEEDASQHPRFPMAMPIPPVEYDDRVPLRTEQDHHSPLQPDHQPSILRAPLQDQSHRGASHKQPQGQGLRPGKSRVNFQEPSSKAGGPPVVPPPYIPPEFRQPATPRRQGGAIRLPKEQKSQPLTWMGACLCVIFWLVIIIGGLIVLIVYLVFRPQIPHFDVSGATLNAAYIDYGYLLNADITLLANFTNPNKKVHVDFSSVTIYLHYGNTLIATQYVEPFSAARVQSRFAYIHMVTSQVQLPLREAQRLMKQMESNGVLLDVRGVFRARSKLGTILRYSYNLYGHCSIMVARPPSGILLKKKCTTKR; encoded by the coding sequence ATGCCTCACCGAGAATCCAACCCTCACTTCTCTAGACCGCCGAGACCTCAGCAAGAAGATTATCAGCAACCACCTATTCCACCAGCAGCGCCACCCAAAAAACACCGTGGCAAACAATCAAGACGTGGAGGAGCTGCACCTACACATGAAGAAGATGCATCTCAGCACCCTCGTTTTCCAATGGCAATGCCAATACCACCTGTAGAGTATGATGATCGTGTTCCATTACGAACAGAGCAGGATCATCATTCTCCATTGCAACCTGATCACCAGCCATCTATTTTACGAGCACCACTCCAAGACCAATCACACCGTGGAGCTTCACATAAACAGCCCCAAGGTCAAGGTCTCCGGCCAGGCAAGTCACGGGTAAATTTTCAAGAGCCATCCTCCAAGGCAGGTGGCCCTCCAGTGGTACCGCCGCCTTACATTCCTCCAGAGTTCCGGCAGCCGGCTACCCCGCGCAGGCAGGGCGGTGCTATACGGTTGCCAAAAGAACAAAAGTCTCAACCTTTAACTTGGATGGGTGCTTGCTTGTGTGTGATATTTTGGCTTGTCATAATCATAGGAGGTTTAATAGTCCTCATTGTGTACCTAGTTTTTCGCCCACAAATTCCTCATTTTGACGTGTCTGGTGCTACCCTCAATGCTGCATACATTGACTATGGCTACCTTCTCAATGCTGATATTACTTTGTTGGCAAACTTCACAAACCCAAACAAGAAGGTGCATGTGGACTTCAGTTCTGTGACCATTTATCTCCACTATGGAAATACCCTTATTGCTACTCAATATGTTGAGCCTTTTTCAGCTGCAAgggttcaatcaaggtttgcGTATATCCACATGGTCACTAGCCAAGTTCAATTGCCATTAAGAGAGGCACAGAGGCTGATGAAACAAATGGAAAGCAATGGAGTTTTGCTTGATGTGAGGGGAGTTTTCAGGGCAAGGTCTAAATTGGGAACCATCTTAAGGTATTCTTATAACCTTTATGGCCATTGTAGCATCATGGTAGCACGCCCTCCTAGTGGGATTTTGCTAAAAAAGAAATGCACAACCAAACGTTGA
- the LOC130711670 gene encoding protein-tyrosine-phosphatase MKP1-like, translating to MLGEEGNGGGGAPRRPYPRSVSWTDRKLLARNRPRPSLPPLQPLSITRRSVEDWPSAGSDDLGVWPQQAQTPRGTSPASEPGRPGLEFEFQKDKLAFYDKECSRIAEHVYLGSDTVAKNHGLLRQNEITHVLNCVGFVCPEYFKSEFVYKTLWLHDSPSEDITSILYDVFDYFEDVREQKGRVLVHCCQGVSRSTSLVIAYLMWREGQSFEDAFHYVKNMRGVTNPNMGFACQLLQCQKRVHALPASPNSIVRMYRMAPHSSYDPLHLVPKSVTHPSAKALDSRGAYIVHVHVPSAIYVWIGKHCTSAMACNAKSAAVQVIRYERVTGSVHNIDEDEEPLEFWAALSNYQQFGDVKKDVERMEIDVEIDTGIRPRNVEEYDLDFEIFNKALAGGVVPPFSLSDVAGSETCLPAREVGWGRLRRKLASGIMKGLFNSPKCSDTTSSKDESGVKMDEENQHPVVDLDPLPPSSKNHVCDGSSEYCELVARVDSSLPPSDSFPSILRSSQKFSSKASTISPNSSECASSFTSSPSSQQPSLSESTEPFCFKDVAFSERPSSLHNSSSGAFLANKGSAPSIAERRGSKPPRMLLRSASESENARRIVRSQSFALPDMDGDLMKNVSCKKSDGEQKGN from the coding sequence ATGTTAGGAGAAGAGGGTAACGGCGGCGGTGGCGCTCCCCGGAGACCATACCCGCGTTCAGTTTCCTGGACCGACCGGAAGCTGCTGGCGCGCAACAGACCGAGACCGTCTCTTCCGCCGCTTCAGCCTCTGTCCATCACCCGCCGCAGCGTGGAGGACTGGCCGAGCGCCGGATCTGACGATCTCGGCGTTTGGCCGCAGCAGGCACAGACTCCGAGAGGGACTTCACCCGCCTCTGAGCCGGGTCGACCCGGTTTGGAATTCGAGTTCCAGAAGGACAAGCTCGCGTTCTACGACAAGGAGTGTTCGAGGATCGCGGAGCACGTGTATCTCGGAAGCGACACGGTGGCGAAGAACCACGGGCTTCTCCGGCAGAATGAAATCACGCACGTGCTGAACTGCGTCGGGTTCGTGTGCCCTGAGTATTTCAAGAGCGAGTTCGTCTACAAAACGCTCTGGCTTCATGATTCCCCATCAGAGGACATCACCAGCATCCTGTACGATGTTTTCGATTACTTTGAGGATGTTCGTGAACAGAAGGGTCGTGTCCTCGTACATTGTTGTCAGGGGGTGTCTCGATCAACCTCTCTGGTGATAGCATACCTCATGTGGAGGGAGGGGCAGAGTTTTGAAGACGCGTTTCATTATGTGAAGAATATGAGGGGTGTCACCAATCCAAACATGGGTTTTGCTTGTCAACTTCTTCAGTGTCAGAAGAGGGTTCATGCTTTACCTGCAAGTCCTAATTCTATTGTGAGAATGTATAGAATGGCTCCTCATTCTTCTTATGATCCTCTTCATTTGGTTCCTAAGTCGGTGACTCATCCTAGTGCTAAAGCACTTGATTCTCGTGGGGCTTACATTGTTCATGTTCATGTTCCTTCTGCTATTTATGTGTGGATTGGGAAGCATTGTACCTCTGCCATGGCTTGTAATGCGAAATCGGCAGCCGTTCAGGTTATTCGATACGAGAGGGTGACCGGTTCGGTTCACAacattgatgaagatgaagagccATTGGAGTTTTGGGCTGCTCTTTCTAATTATCAGCAATTTGGAGATGTCAAGAAGGATGTTGAAAGAATGGAGATTGATGTTGAAATTGATACCGGAATTCGTCCGAGGAACGTCGAGGAGTATGATTTGGATTTTGAGATTTTCAACAAGGCACTTGCTGGTGGGGTTGTTCCACCTTTTTCTCTGTCTGATGTTGCTGGATCAGAAACTTGTCTTCCTGCTAGAGAAGTTGGTTGGGGGAGACTGAGAAGGAAGCTTGCTAGTGGTATCATGAAAGGGCTGTTCAATTCCCCTAAATGCAGTGACACAACCTCATCCAAAGATGAATCAGGTGTGAAAATGGATGAGGAAAATCAGCATCCTGTGGTTGATCTTGATCCTTTACCGCCATCCTCAAAAAACCATGTTTGTGATGGTTCATCAGAGTACTGTGAACTTGTTGCTAGGGTTGATTCATCCCTGCCACCATCAGATTCTTTTCCTAGTATCCTAAGAAGCAGCCAAAAATTCAGTTCCAAGGCATCAACAATTTCTCCTAACAGTTCTGAGTGTGCCAGTTCTTTTACATCTTCACCTTCCTCTCAGCAGCCATCACTATCTGAATCAACTGAACCCTTTTGCTTCAAAGATGTGGCTTTCTCTGAAAGACCCTCTTCACTTCACAATTCATCTTCAGGTGCATTTTTAGCTAACAAAGGATCTGCCCCCTCAATTGCAGAGCGCAGAGGGAGTAAACCGCCTCGCATGTTGCTTCGTTCAGCCAGTGAATCAGAAAACGCCCGCAGGATTGTAAGATCACAGTCATTTGCTTTGCCTGACATGGATGGTGACTTGATGAAGAATGTTAGTTGCAAGAAATCTGATGGTGAACAGAAAGGAAATTAG
- the LOC130711455 gene encoding pentatricopeptide repeat-containing protein At1g13040, mitochondrial codes for MHLETGDMYQSVGPRHLRLLFYRSQISYYVKAGLIDNAIKVFDEMTQSNCRLFSIDYNRFIGVLIRHSHLHLAHHYYHRHVLPNGFSLLPFTYSRFISALCAVKDFTSIDTLLQHMDSLGFVPDIWAFNIYLTLLCRENRLETALQLFRTMPLKGRELDVASYTIIIDALCKSKRFHEATVVWRGLIEKGLVPDCKACAAIVIGLCGGGNVDLAYELTVGVIKSGVKVSSLVYNALISGFCRMGRNDKALAIKKFMSMNGCAPDLVTYNILLNFCCDKVMLDEAERLVETMERSGLEPDLYSYNQLLKGYCKDNKVDRAYRIMVERMQTKGVSDVVSYNTIITALCQARRTRRAYDLFEEMYRKGIEPDVVTFTILIEAFLREGSSDVAKKLLDQMERIGLQPDQIFYTTIVDHSCRTGKIDVAHRAFRDMLKSGINPDVVSYNALINGFCKASMVADAMHLYDEMQIKGLFPDEVTFKLIVGGLIREKKLTLACRVWDQMMEKGFTLDSRLSETLIRAIQSSDGT; via the coding sequence ATGCATTTGGAAACCGGTGACATGTATCAGAGTGTCGGGCCACGACACCTGCGTCTTCTGTTTTACCGTTCTCAGATATCTTACTACGTTAAAGCTGGTCTCATCGACAATGCCATCAAGGTGTTCGACGAAATGACTCAATCAAATTGCCGCCTCTTCAGCATCGACTACAACCGCTTCATCGGCGTCCTCATCCGCCACTCCCACCTCCACCTCGCCCACCACTACTACCACCGCCACGTCCTCCCCAACGGCTTCTCCCTCCTCCCCTTCACCTACTCCCGCTTCATCTCCGCCCTCTGCGCCGTCAAGGACTTCACCTCCATCGATACCCTTCTCCAACACATGGACTCCCTCGGCTTCGTCCCTGATATCTGGGCCTTCAACATCTACCTCACACTACTCTGCCGCGAGAATCGCTTGGAAACCGCCCTGCAGCTGTTTCGTACCATGCCGTTGAAAGGAAGAGAGCTTGATGTTGCGTCCTACACTATCATCATTGATGCTTTGTGCAAGTCTAAACGGTTTCACGAGGCTACTGTGGTTTGGCGTGGTTTGATTGAGAAGGGGTTGGTTCCTGATTGTAAGGCTTGTGCTGCCATTGTTATTGGGTTGTGCGGCGGTGGCAATGTTGATTTGGCGTATGAGCTTACCGTTGGTGTGATCAAAAGTGGGGTGAAGGTTAGTAGTTTGGTTTATAATGCTTTGATTAGTGGGTTTTGTAGGATGGGGAGGAATGATAAGGCGCTGGCGATTAAGAAGTTTATGAGCATGAATGGGTGTGCGCCGGATTTGGTTACTTATAACATTTTGTTGAATTTTTGTTGTGATAAAGTTATGCTGGATGAGGCAGAGAGGTTGGTGGAGACTATGGAGAGAAGTGGGTTGGAGCCGGATTTGTATAGTTATAATCAGTTGTTAAAAGGTTACTGTAAGGATAATAAGGTGGATAGGGCTTATCGGATAATGGTGGAGAGGATGCAGACCAAAGGGGTGAGTGATGTTGTTTCTTACAACACTATTATCACGGCATTGTGTCAGGCGCGCCGGACTAGGAGGGCTTATGATTTGTTTGAGGAGATGTACAGGAAAGGGATTGAACCGGATGTGGTGACGTTCACAATCCTTATAGAAGCGTTTTTAAGAGAAGGTAGTTCCGATGTTGCCAAGAAGCTTCTTGATCAAATGGAAAGGATAGGGCTTCAGCCTGATCAAATATTCTATACGACAATAGTTGATCATTCGTGCAGGACTGGGAAGATTGATGTGGCTCATCGTGCTTTTAGGGACATGTTGAAGAGTGGAATAAATCCGGATGTGGTTTCATATAATGCCCTCATCAATGGGTTTTGCAAGGCTTCTATGGTTGCAGATGCCATGCATCTATATGATGAAATGCAGATAAAAGGATTATTTCCTGATGAGGTAACTTTCAAGTTGATAGTTGGAGGGCTTATAAGGGAAAAGAAGCTCACATTGGCCTGCAGAGTTTGGGATCAGATGATGGAAAAAGGTTTTACGCTTGACAGCCGTCTTTCTGAGACTCTAATCAGAGCCATTCAATCAAGTGATGGAACATAA